From the genome of Mycobacterium kansasii ATCC 12478:
CAGCGATCAGGATCGACCGAAACGCGCGTCATAGGGCCACCGGGAACGTCAGGGGCAGTGCTTGCACCGAGCGCAGGGCAGCGGTGTAGACCAGCTGGGTGCCGGGCTTGATCTCGTAATCCGGGATGCGGCGGTGGAATTCGCGCAACGCCACCCGCAGCTCCATGCGCGCCAGGTGGGAGCCGAGGCACCGGTGCGGACCGCCGCCGAAGGCGCGGTGCCGGTTCGGGTTGCGGGTGAAGTCCACCAGTTCGGGATCGGGGAACTCCGCGGGGTCGGTGTTGGCCGCGCCGAGCAACGGGCTGACCCGTTCGCCCTTGCTGATCGGGCAGCCCCCCACTTCGACGTCTCGCATAGCCACCCGGGCGACGCCGGGTACCGGAGTCTCCCAGCGCAACAGCTCCTCGACCGCATGCGGCAAGATGTCGGGCTGCTCGATGAGTTGACGACGATGCTCGGGGTGTCGGGCCAGGTAGACGAAGAAGCAGTCGAGCGAGTCGGTGACCGTGTCCAGGCCCGCGATCAAGAACAGGAAGCAGATGTCGAGCAGCTCCTCGCGGGACAGCGGTTCGCCGGCGATCTGCGCCGCGATCATCGCGGACAGCACGTCGTCGCGCGGGTTGGCGACGTGGTCGTCGATGGCGCGGTCGAAGTATTCGTAGATCTGTTGCGCTACGCCCGCCGAAGCGTCGTGGCGGTCGTCGTAGCCGGTGGAGCCCGCGGGCCGGATCACGCCGTCCTTCCATTCCAGGAATTTGTCGAGGTCTTCTAGGGGAAGGCCCAGCAGCTGCAGGAAGACGGTGCACGGCAGCGGCACCGCGAACTCGGCATGGAAGTCGCATTCGCCCCGGGCGGCGAACCGGTCGATCATTTCGTTGACCAGCTCGGTGACGTAGGGTTCGCGCCGCGCCATCTCCCGGGGAGTGAACAGCGGATCGAGGATACGGCGGTACTTGGCGTGTTCGGGCGGGTCGATTTGCAGCGGGATCAGCGGCCGCAGGTTGCCGAGATCGACGGCATCCATGTTGGAGGAGAACAGGTCGGTGCGTTTGAGCGCCATCTCGATGTCGGCGAGCCGGCTCAGCACCACCGCCTGCGGCGCCCGGAACACCGGAGTCGACTCGCGCAGTGCCTTGTACATGGGCTGTGGTTCGGCGATGCCGGTCACCGCCTGGTCGACATACCCCTCGGTTTCTGTCATGCAGATAGCGTGGCACCGCCGCCGGGAGCAGGGCAATGCCTGCCGACCCTTTATATTGCAAAAATACGTAACTTACCGATGTTATGGTTTCGGCGCTGGCGTGCTCACCCGGAAGCCGGTTCGTGTGACTGGCCGCGGTGGCGTTTGCGGGCCAGTGACATGGCGCTGCGCACCGCGCCGCGCACCGTGTAAGCGGCAGCCACCACCGACAGCACGATCAGCAGGATGAACGTGGGCAGCCAGTTGCTGCGGCTGTGGCTGACTTCCCACCAGATGATCGTGAACAGCAACGCGCACAGCAGCAGTACGATGTCGCGCCAGTTGCCCTGGTAGGACATTGCGGCTTTACGCAGCGCGCGACTCCGGTCGGCGGCGTCCACCAGATCACCGATGCGTTCGTTGATCGTGCGTTCCAGATCGGCGCGTTGCGGGGCGTCGGCGGGTAGCCGGTCGAGCAGGTCCATGTCCTGCTTGAGCTGGCCGCGAAAGTCGGTGCCCTTGAATTGCCCGGCCGCAACGGCCAGCATGACACCGCCGAAGACGGGCGCACTGCCCAACGCAAGCTCTCGCAGACCCGACACTGCATTCCTCCTTCGGGCACTGACCGCCGGCAGCGCATACCGGGCCAGAACGGAAAGCGGCAACCGTGACGCCCTCGGCCGGTCGTGAACCGGTTACGTGATCCGAGCAGGACTATAGGCGCTGAGCGGTCAGTTGGCGCTCCCGGGTTGGGGCCGGTCACCGGGGCCGGTATCGACCGTGGCGTCGACGACGGACGTCGGATACCCCGGCGCTGCCCACCTTCCGGCAACCTTGCACCTGGGAGCGTCGAAGGACCAAATCGCCTCAACGGCAACGTGTTTGCAATTCCGCGACGCCAAGGCCGCTGGCCACAGCGCACCTCGAGCCGGTGCGAATTCGCTGGCGTGCGGTGCTAGCCGCGCGGTGAGCGCAGCCGCTAACATCGCAGGAATGGCTGAGGCGGGCGTAGCGGGGCGGCGTGCCAACAAGCGGGGCCTGGCCACGCGCGAAAGCATGCTCGAGGCCGCGATACGGTCGCTGGCCTCCGGGGACCCCGCAGCCGCGTCGGCCAATCGCATAGCCAAGGACAGCGGCGCGACCTGGGGCGCGGTGAAGTACCAATTCGGCGACATCGACGGGTTCTGGGCCGCAGTGCTGCACCGCACCGCGCAGCGACGCGGGGAGTTGCCGTCGAATGCCGTCTCCGGCGGTCCGCTGCACGAGCGGGTCTCGGTCATCATCGACACCCTGTACGAGGGGCTGATCTCCAGCGACTCCCGGGCGATCGAGACGCTTCGCCGCGCACTGCCCAACAACCGTGCCGAACTCGAGCGGCACTATCCCCGAACCGCTGCCGAACTGGCGTCCTGGCACCAAAGCTGGGCGACGGCCTGCCAGAAGGCATTCGCGGACCTGAATGTGGATCCCGACCGGGTACGCGAGGTCGCCGCGTTCATCCCGGGAGCCATGCGCGGCATCACCTCCGAAAGACAGCTTGGTACCTACTCCGACCTCGATCAGGCCCGTCGCGGGTTGACCAATGCGATCGTTGCCTATCTGAAAAACTCTGGGACACCGTGACTTCCGCGGGAGAGCCCGGAATCGTGCGCCTGGCGTGCTGCCGACGGTCCGAACCGACAGCCGGGCGAGCGCACACCGGTCCGGAGTAACAGGTTGTGGCCGAGCAGGATCGCCGCAGCTGGGACGAGCGGTACAGCAGTCAGGGACCGCCGGCAGTCGATGCTGTCAGTCCTCCCAGCGCTTTCGGTTGTCACGCGGACGTATTCCCCACCGCGGGAAAGGCGCTCGAGCTGGCCTGCGGTCCGGGGCTGGGCTCGGTCTGGTTGGCACGGCGAGGCTTGGAGGTGTGGGGAGTGGACATCTCTACGGTAGCGATTGGCCAGGCACGGGATTTGGCTGCGCGTTGCGGGGTCGCCGATCGCTGTCAATTCGACGTTGTCGACCTGGACGCGGGTTTACCGCCCGGGCCACCCGTCGACGTGATCGTCTGCCATAAGTTCCTGGATCCCCGCCTGGACCGGCCGATAGTCGCGCGGTTGGCACCGGGCGGGTTGCTGGCCATCGCCGTGCTCAGTGAGGTCGGCGCGGCTGCTGGTCCCTTCCGCGCCGGGCGGGGCCAGCTCCGGGCGGCGTTCGCCGGGTTGGACGTGATTGCCGCCGGGGAAGGCCAGGGGCAGGCCTGGCTGTTGGCGCGGGCCTAACCGTCGGACTCGGTGGGCCGAAGCTGCGAAACCACCTGTGCTGCAGTGATATCAGCACACTCGTGGTAACTTCTGGTGCCAGGTGGCGCGGTGCCGACAGGTCTCGGCAGCACCGGTCCGGTTGTCCTCGGCGGCAGCGGTGCCCGCGGCGTCCGGCGAGCATGCCGGGGCTTTTTGCCGAATCCACCGCCAACGATCGGAAAACTATGCGAACCTGAACCGATATTGCGCGGAGCAACATCAGGGGGCAGCCATGTCCGAGCTTTTCCCGGCCTACCGGGCCAGTTGGGAAACCGATCAACATCGCGAGCTGCGTAAGTACGCTGCCGAGTTCCTGCTCAAGGAGTCCACTCCCAACCAGGAACGCTGGGCCCGCGAGCATCAGGTCGATCGTGAGTATTGGAACAAGCTGGGCGACGCGGGGTTACTGGGGCTGGATCTGCCCGAGCGGTTCGGCGGCGCCGGTGGCGATTTCGGTTATTCCGCGGTCTTCGCCGAAGAGCAGGCACTGGCGCACGACACCTCCTCGGGGTGGGCGGTGCACTCACCGATCGCCGCGCACTACCTCAACACATACGGCAACGAGGAACAGAAGCAACGCTGGTTGCCCAGGGTGATCAGTGGCGACGCCGTGTTGGCGATCGCGATGACCGAACCCGGTGCCGGCTCCGACCTGCAGGGGATCCGCACCACCGCCGTCCGCGACGGCTCGCACTATGTGCTCAACGGTTCGAAGACCTTCATTTCCAACGGAACTCACTGTGATCTGCTGATCATTGTCACCAAGACGGATCCGGCAGCCGGTGCGGCAGGGGTTTCCCTGATCGTCGCCGAAACCGACGAGAGTCTGCACGGCTTCGAGCGCGGGCGGGTGCTGGAAAAGATCGGCCAGCATGGCCAGGACACTCGCGAATTGTTCTTCTCGGACATGCGCGTGCCGGTGGCGAACCTGCTCGGCGACAACGAGGGGCTGGGCTTTTACCAGCTGATGGAGCAGTTGGCCCGCGAGCGCCTGATCATCGCCTCGCAGTGCGCCGGACTGGCCGAATGCGCGGTGCTCGAGGCGATCCGCTACACCAGGCAGCGGGAGGCATTCGGGCGCCCACTGATCAAGTTCCAGCACAGCAGATTTGAGCTGGCGCAGCTCAAGGCCGAGACGCTGTCGATCAAGACGACCGTCGACCACTGCGTCCAGCAGTACATCGACGGCAACAACGACCCGGCCACGGCGTCGATGGCCAAGCTGATCGCCGCGGACAAGGCGGTCGACATCGTCGATCGGTGTCTGCAGTTCTTCGGCGGCTACGGCTACATGATGGAATACCCCATCGCGCGCGCCTACGCGGCGGCGCGGGTGACCAAGATCTACGGCGGCACAAGCGAAATCATGAAGGAGATCATCAGCCGTTCGCTCTAGGCGCCGCTTGGGCGCACCCGCGTCGGGTACTGTCACCAGCATGGAACGGCGCGTCCTCGAAGCGATCATCTACGAACGGGAACCGCCGATCGCGCGGATCATCCTGAATCGGGTCGACAAGGCCAACACCA
Proteins encoded in this window:
- a CDS encoding cytochrome P450, whose amino-acid sequence is MTETEGYVDQAVTGIAEPQPMYKALRESTPVFRAPQAVVLSRLADIEMALKRTDLFSSNMDAVDLGNLRPLIPLQIDPPEHAKYRRILDPLFTPREMARREPYVTELVNEMIDRFAARGECDFHAEFAVPLPCTVFLQLLGLPLEDLDKFLEWKDGVIRPAGSTGYDDRHDASAGVAQQIYEYFDRAIDDHVANPRDDVLSAMIAAQIAGEPLSREELLDICFLFLIAGLDTVTDSLDCFFVYLARHPEHRRQLIEQPDILPHAVEELLRWETPVPGVARVAMRDVEVGGCPISKGERVSPLLGAANTDPAEFPDPELVDFTRNPNRHRAFGGGPHRCLGSHLARMELRVALREFHRRIPDYEIKPGTQLVYTAALRSVQALPLTFPVAL
- a CDS encoding TetR/AcrR family transcriptional regulator, which translates into the protein MAEAGVAGRRANKRGLATRESMLEAAIRSLASGDPAAASANRIAKDSGATWGAVKYQFGDIDGFWAAVLHRTAQRRGELPSNAVSGGPLHERVSVIIDTLYEGLISSDSRAIETLRRALPNNRAELERHYPRTAAELASWHQSWATACQKAFADLNVDPDRVREVAAFIPGAMRGITSERQLGTYSDLDQARRGLTNAIVAYLKNSGTP
- a CDS encoding class I SAM-dependent methyltransferase, which encodes MAEQDRRSWDERYSSQGPPAVDAVSPPSAFGCHADVFPTAGKALELACGPGLGSVWLARRGLEVWGVDISTVAIGQARDLAARCGVADRCQFDVVDLDAGLPPGPPVDVIVCHKFLDPRLDRPIVARLAPGGLLAIAVLSEVGAAAGPFRAGRGQLRAAFAGLDVIAAGEGQGQAWLLARA
- a CDS encoding acyl-CoA dehydrogenase family protein, with amino-acid sequence MSELFPAYRASWETDQHRELRKYAAEFLLKESTPNQERWAREHQVDREYWNKLGDAGLLGLDLPERFGGAGGDFGYSAVFAEEQALAHDTSSGWAVHSPIAAHYLNTYGNEEQKQRWLPRVISGDAVLAIAMTEPGAGSDLQGIRTTAVRDGSHYVLNGSKTFISNGTHCDLLIIVTKTDPAAGAAGVSLIVAETDESLHGFERGRVLEKIGQHGQDTRELFFSDMRVPVANLLGDNEGLGFYQLMEQLARERLIIASQCAGLAECAVLEAIRYTRQREAFGRPLIKFQHSRFELAQLKAETLSIKTTVDHCVQQYIDGNNDPATASMAKLIAADKAVDIVDRCLQFFGGYGYMMEYPIARAYAAARVTKIYGGTSEIMKEIISRSL